GAGCGACTTCGCCGCCCTGGCCGAGCAGCACCGCCGTGAGATCCAGGTGCACTGCTACCGCATGACCGGGTCCTACGACGAGGCCGAGGACCTGGTGCAGGAGACGTTCCTGCGGGCCTGGCGGGCGCGGGACGGGTTCCAGGGGCGGGCGAGCGCGCGGACCTGGCTGTACCGGATCGCCACCAACGCCTGCCTGGATCTCCTACGACGCACCGCGCGCCGCCCGCAACGCTACGAACCGGTGCCGGGCATGCACCACGGCGACGGCGAACCGCCCGCCCGCATCACCTGGTTGCAGCCCTACCCGGACGAAGAACTGCCCGTGGAGGAGCGGGAGTTGCCGGAGGTGGCCGGTGAGTCCCGGGAGACCCTGGAGCTCGTCCTGCTGGCCGCGATCCAGCACCTGCCCGCCCGGCAGCGGGCCGTCCTCGTCCTGCGGGACGCCCTCGGACTGACCGCCGCCGAGACCGCCGAGGCCCTGGAGACGAGCGTGGCCTCGGTCAACAGCGCGTTGCAGCGGGCCAGGCCGGCCCTGCGCGCGCACCTGCCCGGGGACCGCGCCGACTGGCGGGCCGCCGAGCCCACCCAGCGGCAACAGGCCGTACTGGAGCGGTACATGGCCGCCGTGGAGCGGCTCGACCTCGACGCCATGACCTCGATGCTCACCGAGGACGTCGTCCTCACCATGCCGCCGAACCCCTTCTGGTTCACCGGCCGGGACGCGCTCGTCGACTTCGTGCGGGTCAGCCTCGATCCCGCCTCCCCGGCCTTCCTCGGCCACTGGCGCAGCCTGCCCACCCGCGCCAACGGACAGCTCGCCGTGGGCAATTACGTCCGCAGGCCCGGGACCAGCGTGTTCCGTGCGCAGGTCCTGGACGTCCTGCGGTTCGAGGCGGGCGGTGACCGCATCGCGGAGATCACCTCCTTCGAGCCGCATCTCTTCCCCGCGTTCGGGCTGCCGCTGCGGCTGTGACGCTCCGCCCCGGCGAGCGATGAGTGTCCGGGGATTCGTGCGTCGGTACGGATGTCACATACGAACCCCTTCCAAGGAGCTCACCATGCTGCTCACCGACAAGACCGCGATCGTCTACGGCGCCGGCGGATCCATCGGCGGGGCCGTCGCCCGCGCCTTCGCCGAGCAGGGTGCGAGGGTCCACCTCGTCGGCCGGACCCGGCAGACCCTGGAAGCGGTGGCCGCCGACATCAAGAACGCCGAGGTGGCCGTCGTGGACGCGCTGGACGAGGCGGCGGTCGAGGCGCACGCCGACTCGGTCGGCGACATCGACATCTCCGTCAACCTGGTCACCCGCGGCGACGTACAGGGCGCGCCGCTGACCGACATGGCCGTCGACGACTTCATGCGGCCGGTCACCGACGGCCTGCGCGCCAATTTCCTCACCGCCCGCGCCGCGGGACGCCGGATGGCCGCCCGGGGCAGCGGAGTCATCCTGGCCCTCAACAGCGGTTCCGCGCACGGCAGTCCGATGATGGGCGGCACCGGTCCCGCGGACGGCGCGATCGACACGCTCGTGCGCAACCTGGCGATCGAGCTGGGGCCGCGCGGGGTGCGGGCGGTCGGGCTGTGGGTGGCCGGGGTGCCGGAGACGTTCACCGTCGAGAAGCTCGCCGCGGTCAACCCGGCGATCGACGCGGCCGCCGTCCAGGGCATCGTCGACCACCTGGCCGGGATGCGCATGACCCGCCGCAACCCCACGCTCGCCGAAGTGGCCGCCACCGCGGTGTTCCTCGCCTCCGACCACGCGGGCGGGATCACCGGCACGTTCGTCAACGCGACGGGCGGGATGGTCTCCGTCTGAGCGTGCGCCCCCGCCACCAGGTACGCGACCGCAGGAGGAGGGGATCACATGCCCACCGAGACCGTGCTGCGCCCGCTGGACAAGAAAGGGACCTCTGGGGACAGTAATTCCCAGGGTGCTTGATCGGACCACCAGCGTTCGGAGGACCGGCGTGCGGACTTCGCTCTATCCGGCAGTCGACGAACTGGAGCGAAGGGCCCGCGCGCTGGTCCGCGCCGCCCCGGGCCTGCTCCGCCTGGAGAAGGTGGGACAGAGCCGGGCAGGCCGGCCGCTGTGGCTGCTGTCCGCCGGACACGCCGACCGGCACATCCTCGCGGTCGCCGGCGCGCACGCCAACGAACCGGTGGGCGGGGCCTCCGCACTGCGCCTCGCCGCCCTGTTCGCCGGCCGGCCCGAACTGCTCGAACGGCTCGGCTGCGCCTGGCACTTCCTGCTCTGTCTCGACCCCGACGGGGCCCACCTCGCGCACGGCTGGCAGCCGGAGGAGCCGGAGCCCTCGCTGACGGAGTGTCACCGCGGTTTCTACCGGCCCGCGTTCGCCCGCCAGCCGGAGTCCCTGCCGCTGCCTCCCGGGGAGCCGCTCCCGGAGTCGGCCACGCTCGTGCGGATCCTCGACGAGCTGCGGCCCCTCGCCCAGTTCACCCTGCACGGCATCGAGTTCGGCGGCGCCTTCGTGATGATGACGCGCACCGTGCCGGGCGTCGCGGACGCGTTCCGCCGGACGGCGGCGCGGCTGCGCATCCCCGTGGACCGGCACCCCGTCGACGGCCCCGACTGGCGGCTCGACCCGCCCGGCGTCCTGGTGCTGCCCGACGGCCACGGCGCGGGTGAGCGCGACCCGAGCGGCTTCGTCGCCGAGAGCACCTGGTTCCACCCGCGCCGCCACGGCACGGTGACCACCCTGATCGAGACCCCCGCCTGGGCGGTGCCCTCGGTGAGCGACGCGCGACCCGTGACCGACCCTGACCGTGCGGCCGCGCGGCTGGGAGAAGTGCTGCTGGGCCGGAGCCGGGAGCTGGCCGCCGTTCTCGGGACGCGGCTCGACGGGGCCGTACCGGAGGAACTGGCGCCGCTGCGGGATGCAGCGCGGGAGCTCCTCGGGGTGGCTCCGTCGATCGTGGACAGCTGGGCCGCGGAGGAACCCGGCCTGTTCCGCGGGTACTTCGCGACGCGGGGCATCTCCGCGCGTCGCATCCCGCTCCGGGTGGCGGCGATGGCGAGCCGCGCCCTGGCCCGCACCGACCCGCGGACCGTGGAGATCCTCGACGACCTGGTGCGCGAGTGGAGCCAGGAACTGGAGAAGACGTACGACCTGCGGTGGGTACCGGTGGCCGCGCAGACAGGGCTGCATGTGCGGACCATGCTCGACACGGCCCGGCTGCTGTGCGATCGGCGCTGAACACCGCTGACCGAGTGGAGGTGGGAGGCGGCTGACCGAAGCCACCGCCTCCCGCCGTCCCGGTCCCTACTGCTCCGCCTGCGCGTCCGCCGCCTGGGCCTTCAGCGCCCGCTCCACGCCCGCGCGGGACTCGGAGACGAGCCGGCGCAGGGCCGCGTTCGGCTCCGCCGAGGCCAGCCAGGCGTCCGTCTTGTCCAGGGTCTCCTGGGAGACCTGGAGCGAGGGGTAGAGGCCGACCGCGATCTGCTGGGCGATCTCGTGCGAGCGGGACTCCCAGATGTCCTTGACCACCTCGAAGTACTTGTCCGTGTACGGCGCGAGCAGCTCCCGCTGGTCGGTCTGCACGAACCCGCCGATCACGGCCTCCTGGACGGCGTTGGGCAGTTTGTCGGACTCGACGACCTGCGCCCAGGCCTCCGCCTTCGCCTCCTCGGTGGGCCGCGAGGCACGCGCGGTCGCCGCGTGGCGCTCACCGGCGGCGGTCTTGTCCCGCTCGTACTCGGCGGCGATCTCCGACTCGTCGTAGCGGCCCACCGAGGCCAGCCGCTGCACGAACGCCCAGCGCAGCTCGGTGTCGACGGCCAGGCCCTCGACGACCTGGGACCCGTCGAGCAGCCCCTCCAGGAGGTCCAGCTGCTCCGGCGTACGGGCGGTCGCCGCGAACGCCCGCGCCCACGCCAGCTGGTGGTCGCTGCCCGCGGCCGCCGACCGCAGATGCGCCAGCGTGGCGTCGGTCCAGCGGGTCAGCAGGGCCTCGCGGGCGGAGGGGGCGGCGTACAGCTCGATCGCCAGCTTCACCTGCCGGTGCAGCGACTGCACGACACCGATGTCGGACTCCTTACCGATACCGGAGAGGACCAGGGACAGGTAGTCGCGGGTCGCGAGCTCGGCGTCCCTCGTCATGTCCCACGCCGACGCCCAGCACAGCGCGCGCGGCAGCGAGGACTCGAAGTCGCCCAGGTGCTCGGTGACGAAGGCCAGCGACTGCTCGTCGAGGCGGACCTTGGCGTACGACAGGTCGTCGTCGTTGAGGAGCACGACCGCCGGACGGCGCTTGCCGACCAGCTGCGGTACGGCCGTCAGCTCGCCGTCCACGTCCAGCTCGATCCGCTCGTCGCGGACCAGCTTGCCGCTGTCGTCGTCGAGTTCGTACAGGCCGACCGCGATCCGGTGCGGACGCAGGGTCGGCTCGCCCTTCGCACCGGCCGGGAGCGCCGGAGCCTCCTGGCGGATGGCGAAGGAGGTGATGACACCCTCCGCGTCCGTCTCGATCTCCGGGCGCAGGACGTTGATGCCTGCCGTCTGGAGCCACTTCTGCGACCAGGTCCCGAGGTCACGCCCCGAGGTCTCCTCCAGCGCGCCCAGCAGGTCGGACAGCCGGGTGTTGCCGTACGCGTGGCGCTTGAAGTACGCCTGTACACCGCCGAAGAACTCGTCCATGCCGACGTAGGCGACGAGTTGCTTGAGGACGGAGGCGCCCTTGGCGTACGTGATGCCGTCGAAGTTGACCAGCACGTCGTCGAGGTCGCGGATCTCGGCCATGATCGGGTGCGTGGACGGCAGCTGGTCCTGGCGGTACGCCCACGTCTTCATCGAGTTGGCGAACGTGGTCCAGGAGTGCGGCCACCGGCTGTCAGGGGCGTACGCCTGGCAGGCGATGGAGGTGTAGGTGGCGAACGACTCGTTCAGCCACAGGTCGTTCCACCACTCCATGGTCACGAGGTCGCCGAACCACATGTGGGCCAGCTCGTGCAGGATGGTCTCGGCGCGCATCTCGTACGCGGCGTCGGTCACCTTGGACCGGAAGACGTACTGGTCGCGGATGGTGACCGCGCCGGCGTTCTCCATCGCGCCCGCGTTGAACTCCGGCACGAACAGCTGGTCGTACTTCTTGAACGGGTACGCGTAGTCGAACTTCTCCTGGAACCACTCGAAGCCCTGCCGGGTCACCTCGAAGATGGCGTCCGAGTCGAGGTGCTCGGCCAGCGAGGGACGGCAGTAGATGCCGAGCGGCACGGACTGGCCGTCCTTCTCGTACACGCTGTGCACGGAGTGGTACGGGCCGACGATCAGCGCGGTGATGTACGACGAGATGCGCGGGGTCGGCTCGAAGACCCAGACGTCGTCCTTCGGCTCCGGTGTCGGGGAGTTGGAGATGACCGTCCAGCCGGTCGGCGCCTTCACGGTGAACTGGAAGGTGGCCTTCAGGTCGGGCTGCTCGAAGGAGGCGAAGACCCGGCGGGCGTCCGGCACCTCGAACTGCGTGTACAGGTAGGCCTGCTGGTCGACCGGGTCGACGAAGCGGTGCAGGCCCTCACCGGTGTTGGTGTACGCCGCGTCGGCGACGACCCGCAGGATGTTGCGCCCCTCCAGGAGGCCGGGGAGGGCGATCCGGGAGTCCTGGAAGACCTCGGCGGGGTCGAGGGCGTCCCCGTTCAGGGTGACCTCGTGGACCGTGGGAGCCACGAGGTCGATGAAGGAATCGGCGCCGTTCTCGGCGACGTCGAAGCGCACCGTGGTCACGGACCGGTAGGTACCGCCCTCCTGCGCGCCGGAGAGGTCGAGATCGATCTCGTAGGACTCGACGCTGAGCAGCTTCGCCCGCTGCTGAGCCTCTTCGCGAGTCAGGTTTGTGCCAGGCACGCGGTCATCT
Above is a window of Streptomyces griseorubiginosus DNA encoding:
- a CDS encoding M14 family zinc carboxypeptidase, which codes for MRTSLYPAVDELERRARALVRAAPGLLRLEKVGQSRAGRPLWLLSAGHADRHILAVAGAHANEPVGGASALRLAALFAGRPELLERLGCAWHFLLCLDPDGAHLAHGWQPEEPEPSLTECHRGFYRPAFARQPESLPLPPGEPLPESATLVRILDELRPLAQFTLHGIEFGGAFVMMTRTVPGVADAFRRTAARLRIPVDRHPVDGPDWRLDPPGVLVLPDGHGAGERDPSGFVAESTWFHPRRHGTVTTLIETPAWAVPSVSDARPVTDPDRAAARLGEVLLGRSRELAAVLGTRLDGAVPEELAPLRDAARELLGVAPSIVDSWAAEEPGLFRGYFATRGISARRIPLRVAAMASRALARTDPRTVEILDDLVREWSQELEKTYDLRWVPVAAQTGLHVRTMLDTARLLCDRR
- a CDS encoding sigma-70 family RNA polymerase sigma factor, which translates into the protein MAAEVCPVCDKPLAARAGRTGRGSVYCSAACRQKAYRARRQPEALTAQGLIDEVGRRAGQLVPQPPEALYAHVTELASSVAQLKRVARMARDTAAEPRDPLPPATAAEPSGSVTPAPVTELDESDFAALAEQHRREIQVHCYRMTGSYDEAEDLVQETFLRAWRARDGFQGRASARTWLYRIATNACLDLLRRTARRPQRYEPVPGMHHGDGEPPARITWLQPYPDEELPVEERELPEVAGESRETLELVLLAAIQHLPARQRAVLVLRDALGLTAAETAEALETSVASVNSALQRARPALRAHLPGDRADWRAAEPTQRQQAVLERYMAAVERLDLDAMTSMLTEDVVLTMPPNPFWFTGRDALVDFVRVSLDPASPAFLGHWRSLPTRANGQLAVGNYVRRPGTSVFRAQVLDVLRFEAGGDRIAEITSFEPHLFPAFGLPLRL
- a CDS encoding SDR family NAD(P)-dependent oxidoreductase, whose amino-acid sequence is MLLTDKTAIVYGAGGSIGGAVARAFAEQGARVHLVGRTRQTLEAVAADIKNAEVAVVDALDEAAVEAHADSVGDIDISVNLVTRGDVQGAPLTDMAVDDFMRPVTDGLRANFLTARAAGRRMAARGSGVILALNSGSAHGSPMMGGTGPADGAIDTLVRNLAIELGPRGVRAVGLWVAGVPETFTVEKLAAVNPAIDAAAVQGIVDHLAGMRMTRRNPTLAEVAATAVFLASDHAGGITGTFVNATGGMVSV
- the pepN gene encoding aminopeptidase N, translated to MPGTNLTREEAQQRAKLLSVESYEIDLDLSGAQEGGTYRSVTTVRFDVAENGADSFIDLVAPTVHEVTLNGDALDPAEVFQDSRIALPGLLEGRNILRVVADAAYTNTGEGLHRFVDPVDQQAYLYTQFEVPDARRVFASFEQPDLKATFQFTVKAPTGWTVISNSPTPEPKDDVWVFEPTPRISSYITALIVGPYHSVHSVYEKDGQSVPLGIYCRPSLAEHLDSDAIFEVTRQGFEWFQEKFDYAYPFKKYDQLFVPEFNAGAMENAGAVTIRDQYVFRSKVTDAAYEMRAETILHELAHMWFGDLVTMEWWNDLWLNESFATYTSIACQAYAPDSRWPHSWTTFANSMKTWAYRQDQLPSTHPIMAEIRDLDDVLVNFDGITYAKGASVLKQLVAYVGMDEFFGGVQAYFKRHAYGNTRLSDLLGALEETSGRDLGTWSQKWLQTAGINVLRPEIETDAEGVITSFAIRQEAPALPAGAKGEPTLRPHRIAVGLYELDDDSGKLVRDERIELDVDGELTAVPQLVGKRRPAVVLLNDDDLSYAKVRLDEQSLAFVTEHLGDFESSLPRALCWASAWDMTRDAELATRDYLSLVLSGIGKESDIGVVQSLHRQVKLAIELYAAPSAREALLTRWTDATLAHLRSAAAGSDHQLAWARAFAATARTPEQLDLLEGLLDGSQVVEGLAVDTELRWAFVQRLASVGRYDESEIAAEYERDKTAAGERHAATARASRPTEEAKAEAWAQVVESDKLPNAVQEAVIGGFVQTDQRELLAPYTDKYFEVVKDIWESRSHEIAQQIAVGLYPSLQVSQETLDKTDAWLASAEPNAALRRLVSESRAGVERALKAQAADAQAEQ